From the genome of Candidatus Zixiibacteriota bacterium, one region includes:
- a CDS encoding penicillin-binding protein activator LpoB has translation MKSILVLFVAALMVVGCSSSKQVTRLDAGTTTDLSGNWNDTDARLVAEEMISDCLTKPWSNEFAAANGRKPVVTVGRIRNNSSEHIDTETFTKDFERELINSGKVNFVASPEQRMDVRSERQDQIDWASAETRKRLREEIGADFILLGSVKSISDQEGGKQVMFYQTDLELVNVESNLKVWIGTNKIKKGISQGKTKW, from the coding sequence ATGAAGTCAATACTCGTTCTTTTTGTGGCCGCGCTGATGGTGGTTGGATGTTCCTCCAGCAAGCAGGTCACACGCCTCGACGCCGGGACGACCACCGATCTGTCGGGCAACTGGAACGACACGGATGCGCGCCTCGTCGCAGAGGAGATGATCAGCGACTGCCTGACCAAGCCGTGGTCGAATGAGTTCGCCGCCGCCAACGGGCGCAAGCCGGTGGTTACGGTGGGCCGCATCCGGAACAATTCGTCCGAGCATATCGACACCGAGACGTTCACGAAGGACTTTGAGCGCGAGCTGATCAATTCCGGCAAGGTCAACTTTGTGGCTTCGCCCGAGCAGCGCATGGATGTTCGCTCGGAACGGCAAGATCAGATCGATTGGGCCTCGGCGGAGACACGCAAGCGTTTGCGCGAGGAGATTGGCGCTGATTTTATCCTGCTCGGATCGGTCAAGTCGATCTCGGATCAGGAGGGCGGCAAGCAGGTCATGTTCTACCAGACGGATCTGGAGTTGGTGAATGTTGAGAGCAATCTGAAGGTTTGGATCGGCACCAACAAGATCAAGAAGGGAATTTCGCAGGGCAAGACGAAGTGGTAG
- a CDS encoding DUF4157 domain-containing protein encodes MIRKYDPKKPSDVRLFAQEIARLTTAGPIGSAQAERMIQELSKTDEGRELLFKARQGARIDAQSLGIDFRSVKVFTDSDPSAAKNILNAQAFATGNDIYLSSTTNATEANQSAQLLAHELTHVLQQVSGKGKK; translated from the coding sequence ATGATCAGAAAGTATGATCCCAAAAAGCCGAGCGATGTCCGCCTCTTCGCCCAGGAAATCGCGCGACTGACGACCGCAGGACCGATCGGCTCGGCCCAGGCGGAACGGATGATTCAGGAATTGTCCAAGACCGATGAGGGCCGCGAACTGCTGTTCAAAGCCCGGCAAGGCGCCAGAATCGATGCACAGTCACTCGGCATCGACTTTCGGTCGGTAAAGGTATTTACCGATTCCGACCCGTCCGCCGCCAAAAATATTCTGAACGCTCAGGCCTTTGCCACGGGAAATGACATCTACTTGAGCAGTACCACCAATGCCACCGAGGCCAACCAGTCGGCCCAACTGCTCGCCCACGAATTGACGCACGTCCTCCAACAAGTGAGCGGCAAGGGCAAAAAATAG